The genomic DNA CGCGGGGAAGATGGCCGTGGCGCTGCGGTACTTGTGGCCTCTCCTCCTGTGCAGCCCCTGCCTGCTCATCCAGATCCCAAAGGAATGTGAGTAACTGGAGGGAGCCTCGGAGTCTCCCCCTGCCGCCACGTTGGGCCCCTTTCTCTTCTGCCTCCCCACTTTCTTCTATTCTCAGACCCTCACCTCTTCTTTCCCGGTACCCAGGGGGCGGGGAGGTACCCAGCGCATTTGGAATCTCAGGAGACAAGGTGGAAAGCGCTAGGCGTGTCAGCACCGTGGACAGAGAACAGAGGAAGGGCGGGGCCGGGCGGTTTCAGCACTGTGGACAGCACCCGACGCAGGCCGCCCCACCCTGTAGGCGCTCACATCCTTCCCCAGGGGTGTGGCATGAGAGCTGACCTCCAGTCCCCAGGAGCTTGTTCAGAGCCCTGGATTCAAGTCTCACCCCACTTTTATTTTGGGTTCTACCCGCTTGGGTCCTTGGCAACCCTGTCTGGGAGAcaagacagggaaagacaccttGCCACAGGCCCCAGTGGCTTCCTGCATCCCTGCCGTCTGAAGTGTAGTTCTGCAGTGCGCTGGGATTGCAGCTGACAGACCCCTGCGTTTGCAGGTGTTGAGAGTGTGGTTGGAGGGCTGTGAGTACAGAGTGTGTATGCGTGTGCACTGCGTGTGGAAGTGTGGGCTTGTGCTGGGTTGGGTGTGGATAGTCACAAGTGCCGCATCCTGTATGGCAGAATCTGTGACAGGCCTGTGCTACTCATGGGTTAGCTACTCATGTGTGCTACTCATGGGTTAGCTCGGCCCTTGTGGGCACTAGCGTGCAGTGTGCATGCACCACCTGTTGTGCATGGGGTGTCAGTGTGAGGGTGCTTTCTCCCAGGGCACTTGTGGACCtcagccccctctcctctctccagtccCTGCTGACCTTTGTCTGAGCCTTTCTCCTCACTGACAGGGAAGACTGTACGGGGCAGGAATGTCACAGAGGCCTGAAGCAGGCAGGGAGGGGCTGACGGGACAAGCTAGAGATGCTCCTTTTGACACACACGGGCACAACCGGGCAATAGACATGCTCCACAGCTGTGGATGCCATTGGCGGTGCAGCCCCTTGCCTCCACCTGCGCACAGAGCTCTGGAGGGGCACAGACCCCAAGGGGACATGCAGGAGGCACTGACACTTGAGTAAAGGGGGAGCCACAAAGGAGTGCAGCTGAGCACCCACACCCAGGTGGAGGACAGGACAGACTTGCACACCAAGCACAAACACGCATGAAGGCTCTGGAAGGGCTctagcagagacacacacaaggcTCACACGCTGGCAGCTGCTCACTACGTCAGCCACGATGCAGCCGAAACCACCCTTGCCTGCAGCAGGACTCACACTTTTGCACCTTCACAGCTACATACTCATCTTCCTGCCCCTTCCAGACCTCTCCTTGGGCATCAGCAAGTCACAGGTGGGGCCATCCGACTAGTGCGGGTGTGTGGATGTGGGGGCGGGGCAGAGAGGATTTGGGTCAAGGCAAGaagcaggagagggagggggtcCAAGAGCTGGGCTTCTTGGCTCTGAGCACCTGCTAACACTTGTCACTGATCAGGCAGGGCACCTACTGCCTCCCTGGGAATCCTGTCCTTCAACTCCCCCCATCTATCTAGATCCCTCGGCCTCTGCCCTGGCTCCTCCCACCCAGTCGATGCCCCTGTCCTGTGGTGTCCATCACTCTTGCTCCTGGGCTGCCTGTGCAGCCCCTCCCCAGCGCCCTGCAGTGTCCCCAGAGCCTGTCCCGTCTCTCGGGCCCTGACACTGAGGTCTGTAGACACAAAGCTTCCAGACATGGCAGCTGCTCCCTCTCCCTGCCGCCACCTTGGCCAGTGCCAGCTGGGTCCTGGGGTGGGGCAGTGGCTCAGTGTGTACCCCAGGGAGTTGAGGGGGCCagctgagaggaaggaaggagaaagagggctgCATCAGCTCTGTGCATGGAAACCCATGTAGTCAGGCCTTGGGAAGGGCTTCCGGGGAGGGGCAGCTGGGCTCTGCAGGCTGGGTCTGGTAATTGAAAACACTGAACTGCGTTAATTGGATTAGGAGAGACGTGGGCTGGCGcgcagggggggggggcggttgcaCTGTCTGGCGGCATCCCAGAGGGTGGGGTCGATTCCACACTGCTGGGGGAGTGCCATGTTGAGGGCCAGAGTCCTCTTTCCTGCCCACTGCTCTGGCTGCCCTGGGCCGTGTGCTCCGGACTCTGTCCTGCCCTCTGGGATCTGACCTGGCACTGTTCTCAGTCTCCTTTGCTGTCACCGCCTTTCCTCTCTCTGCCACGCCCCCAGGGGGTCTGGTGCCCACTGTCATGGGCCCCTGAGGCTACAGCTcagcctctccctcctctttcctctgcTGCCTGGATGGTTCAGATGAAGGACACCATGGTAAGTCAGCAAAGAGTGGCCAGCTTCCCAGATAGCCCAGGTGCCAGGAGGGGTGCCAGCCTCATCCTCGAAGCATGTGGTTGCAAGCCTTGCACAGCCCTCCTGGCTCCAGGCGTGGCTTTGGATCCTGCTGGAGGCCCCCCAgagcccccacctcaccctgccaGGCCCCAGCCTCTCTGCCCCATCAACTACTGTGTCTCTGCTGTCCTCCTTGGCTGGTCCCCTCCCCTGTGAGTGGTGTCCTTGCTCACTGGGCTTTGGCTTCTTCTACCCCTCTCCTTATCAGCATGGCTTGTCTCTGGCTTCTGCCTCAAGTTTCCTCTGGGCTGGGTCTGCATTTGTGCCCACATGCACAggggcttctctctcttcctctccttttgccCCATGTCACTGGCGGGGCGGGTTGGGGGAAGGCTGGACTGGCAGCCAGGTTCCACCCTCAGCACTGTGCTCCCACCTGCCCACCCGCAGTGATGGAGCCCCCAAACATCACTGAGCAGTCCCCACGACGCCTGGTCGTCTTCCCCACCGACGACATCAGCCTCAAGTGTGAGGCCAGCGGCCAGCCTGAAGTGCAGTGAGTGACCCCGAGCCCCACCTCGGGTCTCCGACCTCCAGCCCAGCCCTCACCGTCCCTGTCCGGGTTCCAAGCCCACCCACCTCTGAGCCATTCTCTGCCTGCAGGTTCCGCTGGAGTCGGGACGGCGTCCACTTCAATCCTCAGGAGGAAGTGGGGGTCACTGTGCACCAGGCACCCCACTCTGGCTCCTTCACCATTACCGGCAATAACAGCAACTTTGCTCAGAGATTCCAGGGCACCTACCGATGCTTTGCTAGTAATAAGCTGGGCACCGCCATGTCCCACGAGATCCAACTCATGGCCGAAGGTGTGAGGCACTGCAGGGCGTGGGAGGGGCACGTGAAAGGGACCCGCAACAGGGCTCGGAGCTCATATGGGTCTGAGCTCAGAGCCACACTACTTTTGTGGACTGTTGGATGGGTCAAGGGCATGGGGTGCCCTCCAGTCCCTGACCCCCTCCCTTGACTGCTCCCCAGCAGTctcttctttctgcttttctcttgGTGGCTGCCTCTTGGTGGCAGCTTGCAGGCTTGGCCTTGGGGGCCATCACTGAGAGTGGGGGAGGTTTGCTGCCCCactgctctgtctcccctccagCCTACCCGTCTCTTGTCTGAGTCATTGGCGAGTCTTGCGATCCTGTCCCTCTTCCGTCTCCGTGGTCTCACTTCCTTCACATCCACAGGTCACCTCTCCTCATCTTCCCTCGGCTCTGCTGGCCCCtccttccttgtgcttcactGTCTCTTgctctgcctccccccaccaGAATTCCCCGACATACTGGTCACTGTCTGGCTCCGCGTGTGTCACCCTTCCCTGGGGTTTCCCTCTGCATTCCATCCTCTGTACTTTCTGCCTCCCCAGCGCTCCTCTCCGCCCCTCAGGTTTCCTTGGGAACCGTTGCCATGGCTTCTGTGTCAGTATGATGGAAGGGTCTGTGATgcgccctccccctgcaccctgtcCTGGGTGGGAGCTGAGAGTTGCAGAGGGTTAACCCTTCATGGCCACCAGGACTCTGCCAGGAACCCCCAGAGGACCTTCTGTGTGAATGTCCTCTTGCCCTGGTCCTTTTGTCTCCAGCACCAGGACAACCTGCCACCTTTTGTCCTCTGCCTGCACTGCCTTTACCTGGAGAAGGGCAGGGACCCCAGTGTCATCCTCTGTCCCTTCTAGGTGCCCCCAAGTGGCCAAAGGAGACGGTGAAGCccgtggaggtggaggagggggagtcgGTGGTTCTGCCCTGCCACCCTCCCCCCAGTGCTGAGCCGCTTCGAATCTACTGGATGAATAGCAGTAGGTGTAGTCACTGGGTGCTACCAGCGGGTGGGAGTAGGCGGGAGTCCCCAGGTGACCTGTTACCCTTGCCCCCCACCCGCAGAGATCCTGCACATCAAACAGGACGAGCGGGTGACCATGGGCCAGAACGGCAACCTCTATTTTGCCAATGTGTTGACATCGGACAACCACTCAGACTACATTTGCCATGCACACTTCCTGGGCACCCGCACCATCATCCAGAAGGAGCCCATTGACCTCCGGGTCAAGGCCAGTGAGTCACAGaggccccaccccctgcccctttTGCCCACAGGCCCTGCCTGCGTCTCCTTCCTGGGACCAGAGCAGAGTGAGCCCTGGGACTGGCCCGCGCCTGGCTCACCATGGGCAAGGCAGAGCGGAAGCCACCCACCTTTTATCCCCCAGCCAACAGCATGATCGGCCGGAAGCCACGCCTGCTCTTTCCCAGCAACTCCAGCACCCACCTCGTGGCCCTGCAGGGACAGCCTCTGGTCCTGGAGTGCATTGCCGAGGGCTTGTGAGTCTGGGCTGGACTGGGGGTGCAGGCTTCCCTCCCCCCCGGCAGCCGGACTCAGTGCTCATTCTACCCTTCCCCAATGTGGTCTGGCAGCCCCACGCCCACCATCAAGTGGCTGAGGCTGAACGGCCCCATGCCAGCTGACCGAGTCAGCTTCCAGAACCACAACAAGACCCTGCACGTGCTGAGCGTAGCTGAGGAGGACGACGGGGAGTACCGCTGCCTGGCTGAGAACTCGCTGGGCAGCGCCCAACATGCCTACCATGTCACCGTGGAGGGTATGGGGCCTGGTCTGGGGAGTAGAGGGGCCACTGCCACAGTGTGTGCAGACTCTGTGCTGGGCCCCAGCCAGCTGTTTGCAGCTATCTGTCCCCATTGCAGCTGCCCCCTTCTGGGTGCAGAAGCCCCAGAGCCACCTTTGTGGGCCAGGAGAGACCGTCCGCCTCAACTGCCAGGTGCAGGGTCGGCCCCAGCCAGAGGTCACCTGGAGAATCAATGGCTCTCCCGTGCAGAGTGAGCAGGAGTGGGctggagtggggagtggggcaggACGGGGGTGTGGGCCGGGGCGGGGTGTCTCAGTGAGGCTGCCTGCCACACACATAGATCTGACTACGGACCGGAAGTACCACATCAGTGGCAGCTCCATGGTCCTGAGCAACGTGAACCCAAGTGACACCATGGTGACCCAGTGCGAAGCCCGCAACCGCCACGGGGTCCTACTGGCCAATGCCTACATCTACGTCGTCCGTGAGTGCccgccctcccccagccccactgtGGCCCAAGCCCCCTGCAAGGCCACTAAACAAGGCCACCAGCCCGTACCCTCCGCAGCCTCACATTCCAGAGCTAGACTTGGCTCTAGTCACAGCAAGACTGATCAGCCAGCTCGGCCATCAGTAGGGCCTAGGTGACTGGGGTGGGAGGAGCATCTGAGGCAGGGGTAACAGCAGACCCTGGGACAGAGcagggaaggggggtgggggccCTGGGAGTGCCCGATGCAGTCCCTGGCACCTTCCGTAGTCCATGCCACGTGTGCCCACCCCATCATCTGCCCATCCCACCTGCCCACCTTCCAGAGTTGCCCACCAAGATTCTGACCCCGGACAATGAGACGTACCTGGCTGTGGAAGGCAGCACCGCCTACCTTCTGTGCAAGGCCTTTGGGGCTCCTGTGCCCAGTGTGCAGTGGTGAGTGCCACTGTGGGAGGGCAGCTGGGACGGCGGGGCCACCTTCCACCCGCGGGTCTGAGGCAGGCTGGTTCCCTGGCACTAGGctggacagagaagggaagatggTACTGCAGGACGAACGCTTCTTCCTCTACACCAACGGCACTCTGGGCATCCGTGAGCTGCAGGCCAATGACACAGGACACTACTTCTGCCAGGCTGCCAACAACCAAAACAACGTGACCATTGTGGCCCATCTGCAGGTCAAAGGTCAGGTCCCCACCGTGTCAGTAGCCCTCCTCAGGGCCTCCAGAGAGCCCTGcaatcactgtcttcccctcgttGCTCCCAGATGCCACTCGGATCATTGAGGGGCCCCGAAGTGCCATCGAGAAGAAAGGCTCCAGAGTGACCTTCACGTGTCGGGCCACCTTTGACCTCTCCCTGCAGCACAGCATCACCTGGCGCAGACATGGTCATGACCTCCAGGAGCTCGGGGACAGTGACAAGTGCGGGCCCAGCTCGGGCTTGGAGGAGGGGCAGAGTGGGAGAAGCAGAATGCCTTCCCCACAGTGCCTGCAGTACCCCAAACCGGAGAGGAGGGTCCTGGGGGAGTGCAgctgctgggggtggtggtgaccaTGGTGGGTGCACTGGGAGAGAACAAGTGTGTTTCCCCAGGTACTTCATAGGGGACAACACCCTAGTCATCCACAGCTTGGACTACAGCGACCAGGGCAACTACAGCTGCGTGGCAAGTACCAGGCTGGACGTGGTGGAGAGCAGGGCAGAGCTACTGGTGGTGGGTGAGTCTTAGGGCTGCAGGGGGCTGGAGGCAGGGGTCCACAAGGCCCGGGGTACCCAGGAACCCAGGCTACATTTGGCCGTCCCTTTCAAATGGCGGGGATGGCCTGCGGGGTGTGGGCCGGGCATCCAGTTGCTGTTCTCCCAGGGAGCCCCGGGCCAGTAAGTCGGCTGGAGCTGGCGGAGCATCACCTGCTGCAGCAGAGCCGGGTGCGCCTGGTATGGAGCCCGGCGGACGACCACAATGCTCCTATCGAGAGTAAGAGCCCCGCGGAGCCCACGACCGGCTTCTCGTTGGGGCACTCACCTGTTCCCAGgggtccctggggggggggggctctgaggATGCCACTGGCTGTGGACATTCCTTCTTGTCAttgggggagcttgaaccctgaccATGCCCATGCACCCCGGGCCACTACTCAGTGCCGCTTTGCCTTTCGCAGAGTATAATATTGAGTTTAAGGATGACAAGATGGAacccgggagatggcacagtctGGGCAATGTGCCCGGGAACCAGACCTCCACCCTCCTCAAGCTGTCTCCTTACGTGCACTACACCTTCAGAGTCACGGCCATCAATAAATATGGACTCGGGGACCACAGCCCGGCCTCGGACACTGTGCTCACACCGGAGGCAGGTGAGCCGGCAGGGGGCAGcgtctggtgggggtgggggtggggctgggagcgCTGGGGAGATGGCTGCGGCTACCGTGTGCTCCTTCCTTGCCAGCCCCAGAGAAGAACCCCGAGTACGTGAAGGGCGAAGGCAACCAGACCAACAACATGGTCATCACCTGGCAGGTGAGGGCCCGGGATGAATGCCAGGCGGCCCAGGGCAAGGGAGGTGGGGGGTCCATGGGTGGCTGGGTGGAGGTGCCAAGAGGGAGGGGGCGCCCCCCACTGAGCGACCCCTCGCACTGCCCCTGCAGCCACTTGGGTGGATGGACTGGAACGCGCCGCACATCCAGTACCGAGTGCAGTGGCGCCCCCGTGGTTCTCGCGGGCACTGGCAGGAGAAGACCGTCAGCGAGCCCTTCTTTGTGGTATCTAATACATCCACCTTCGTGCCCTACGAGATCAAAGTTCAGGCGGTGAACAGCCAGGGCAAGGGCCCTGAGCCCCAGGTCATCATCGGCTACTCAGGAGAGGACTGTGAGTACCCagttccctgccctgccctgcagcttccctgctgcagctgGGTGACAGTGGGACATGCAGGCTCAGCACCCCAGGAcctggcccccactccccactcacCTGGCCCTGCTGGTCTAGGGTGTCCCCAGCTTCTCTGTGTAGttgtccccctcctccccacccccgtccAAAGCTAATGAAGTGTCTACCAGGGAACCTTAAGATCAGCCCAAGCTTCGCCAACATCCCCATGGGCAATCGAGTTCCAGACCCCCGTGGGAGGGTACTGGGCTGGGCTGGCAATCTGGTCCTCACCTACGGCTGTGTGCAGACCCCCAGGCGAGCCCTGAGCTGCATGATGTAAAGATCCTCAATTCAAGCACTGTGTTTGTCAGCTGGGAACCCATAGATCCGGCTCAGGTCAAGGGCCACCTCCGGGGATACAATGTAAGTATCCTCTGAGAACGGGCAGGGGAGGCTGGGTGGGGGGGCGTGGTCCCTGGGGCAATAGGGTTGGGGCCCGGCTTCTGGTGCTtgccagctcccccccacccGGTGGGAGGAGAGGATCCCCGTGGCGACAGACAGTGCAGCTAGGATTTCTCTGCCTGTGCAGGTCACCTATTGGTGGGAGAGCAGCCAGCGGAGGCACAGTaagaggcacacacacaggggCCATGTGACCGTCCCCGCCAATGACACCAGCACCGTGCTCCATGGCTTGCGGCCCTACAGCTCTTACCGCCTGGAGGTGCGGGCCTTCAATGGCCGGGGCTCCGGGCCTGCTGCTGAGAAGACCTTCAGCACCCCAGAGGGAGGTGAGCCTTGCACCCCAAGCCCCGTGCCTGGCC from Erinaceus europaeus chromosome X, mEriEur2.1, whole genome shotgun sequence includes the following:
- the L1CAM gene encoding neural cell adhesion molecule L1 isoform X6, with amino-acid sequence MAVALRYLWPLLLCSPCLLIQIPKELMEPPNITEQSPRRLVVFPTDDISLKCEASGQPEVQFRWSRDGVHFNPQEEVGVTVHQAPHSGSFTITGNNSNFAQRFQGTYRCFASNKLGTAMSHEIQLMAEGAPKWPKETVKPVEVEEGESVVLPCHPPPSAEPLRIYWMNSKILHIKQDERVTMGQNGNLYFANVLTSDNHSDYICHAHFLGTRTIIQKEPIDLRVKATNSMIGRKPRLLFPSNSSTHLVALQGQPLVLECIAEGFPTPTIKWLRLNGPMPADRVSFQNHNKTLHVLSVAEEDDGEYRCLAENSLGSAQHAYHVTVEAAPFWVQKPQSHLCGPGETVRLNCQVQGRPQPEVTWRINGSPVQNLTTDRKYHISGSSMVLSNVNPSDTMVTQCEARNRHGVLLANAYIYVVQLPTKILTPDNETYLAVEGSTAYLLCKAFGAPVPSVQWLDREGKMVLQDERFFLYTNGTLGIRELQANDTGHYFCQAANNQNNVTIVAHLQVKDATRIIEGPRSAIEKKGSRVTFTCRATFDLSLQHSITWRRHGHDLQELGDSDKYFIGDNTLVIHSLDYSDQGNYSCVASTRLDVVESRAELLVVGSPGPVSRLELAEHHLLQQSRVRLVWSPADDHNAPIEKYNIEFKDDKMEPGRWHSLGNVPGNQTSTLLKLSPYVHYTFRVTAINKYGLGDHSPASDTVLTPEAAPEKNPEYVKGEGNQTNNMVITWQPLGWMDWNAPHIQYRVQWRPRGSRGHWQEKTVSEPFFVVSNTSTFVPYEIKVQAVNSQGKGPEPQVIIGYSGEDYPQASPELHDVKILNSSTVFVSWEPIDPAQVKGHLRGYNVTYWWESSQRRHSKRHTHRGHVTVPANDTSTVLHGLRPYSSYRLEVRAFNGRGSGPAAEKTFSTPEGVPGHPEALQLECQSNTSLQLHWQPPLSHNGVLTGYVLSYHPLDDGDKKPFIFDLLNPEQRTHNLTDLNPRLRYRFLLQAKTKKGPGEAIVREGGTMAWSGTPDFGNISATAGENYSVVSWVPKEGQCNFGFQIWFKALDEKMGFSIPPQYVTYNQSSYTQWDLQPDTDYEIRLLKERVVLRQISVKTNGTGHIQLPSPSFATQGWFIGFVSAIILLLLLLLILCFIKRSKGGKYSVKDKEDTQVDSEARPMKDETFGEYSDNEEKAFGSSQPSLNGDIKPLGSDDSLADYGGSVDVQFNEDGSFIGQYSGKKEKEAAGGNDSSGPASPTNPAGTLE